The sequence below is a genomic window from Streptococcus pantholopis.
TTTGGGGCACCTGCATGCTGATAAAAAGAACACCATTGCTTTTGGCGATGCCAAGGTTGACATTCCAATGCTGGAATACTGTGAAATCGGTGTTTCTATGGGAAATGGCGGGCCAGAAATCCTTGCTATGGCAGACATGGTAACAGACGATGTTGAAGAAAACGGACTCTACAATGCTTTTGCTTCTTTAGATTTATTATAAATCATAAAAATTATTAATATCAATAGAAGGAGATATTATGCTTCATAAAACATTAAAACCCTTTCCCAAAGACTTTTTGTGGGGCGCTTCCACATCAGCATATCAAGTTGAAGGCGCTGCTTTAGAGGATGGCAAAGGTCCGTCCTGCCAAGATGTGAAAGAGATTCCTGAAGGAACAGCCGATTTGTCGGTTTCAGTTGACCATTATCACCATTATAAAGAAGACATCGCTCTAATGGCAGAAATGGGCTTCAAATCTTATCGTTTTTCGATTTCCTGGACACGGGTTTTGCCAAATGGAACAGGTGAGGTCAATCCAAAAGGGATTGAATTCTACAATAATTTGATTGATGAATGCTTGAAATACGATATTGAGCCAATTGTGACCATGTTCCACTTCGATATGCCGGCGGCGCTTGATGAACGCGGGTCTTGGTCAAGGCATGATTCTGTTGATTGGTTTGCAGAATATGCGTGTGTTTTATTTGAAAACTTTGGTGACCGCGTCAAATACTGGTTGACAATCAATGAGCAAAATATGCTAACATTGGTTGGCCCAGTCATTGGGACCCTTCATGTACCGGAAGGGACAGCCAATCTCACTAAGGAAATTTACCAACAAAATCACCACCAATTAGTTGCTCAGGCCAAAGCTATGCAGCTCTGTCATGAAATGCTTCCTGATGCTAAAATTGGTCCAGCTCCAAATATTTCTTTGGTTTATCCAGCTTCTTCAAAACCAGAAGATGTTATTGCCGCTCAGAACTTCAATGCTCTGCGTAATTGGCTTTATCTAGATGCTTATGTTTTTGGTGAATATAACAATTTAGCTTGGGCATATTTGGAAGAAAATGATGCTCTGCCAACAGTTACTGACGAAGATCGTACTATCATGAAAGCAGCTAAACCTGACTTTATCGGCTTCAACTATTACAATACGGCGACCGTTGAAGCTTCTGACGGCAGCGAAGCAGCGGGTGTCAATGGTGACCAGCAATCTCATCAAACTTTCCCAGGTTTTGCTAAAAGTGTTGATAATCCCAATCTTGTTAAAACTGAATTTGGCTGGGAAATTGACCCTGTCGGTTTCCGTGCGACCGTTCGTGAAATGTACAGCCGTTATCGTTTACCGCTTTTAGTCACTGAAAACGGTCTTGGTGCTTATGACACTTTAACTGAAGACG
It includes:
- a CDS encoding glycoside hydrolase family 1 protein, with protein sequence MLHKTLKPFPKDFLWGASTSAYQVEGAALEDGKGPSCQDVKEIPEGTADLSVSVDHYHHYKEDIALMAEMGFKSYRFSISWTRVLPNGTGEVNPKGIEFYNNLIDECLKYDIEPIVTMFHFDMPAALDERGSWSRHDSVDWFAEYACVLFENFGDRVKYWLTINEQNMLTLVGPVIGTLHVPEGTANLTKEIYQQNHHQLVAQAKAMQLCHEMLPDAKIGPAPNISLVYPASSKPEDVIAAQNFNALRNWLYLDAYVFGEYNNLAWAYLEENDALPTVTDEDRTIMKAAKPDFIGFNYYNTATVEASDGSEAAGVNGDQQSHQTFPGFAKSVDNPNLVKTEFGWEIDPVGFRATVREMYSRYRLPLLVTENGLGAYDTLTEDGKIHDNYRIEYLRQHIAQIQLAISDGVDMLGYNPWSAVDLISTHEGIRKRYGFIYVDRTDEEVGSLKRYRKDSFFWYQKVIATNGQDLKD